The Treponema sp. OMZ 790 genome includes the window TAGGCTTGTGCTTTTGATACATTCGGCTTTTTTATGTCGGCGTTCATTACAACAAGATAGCAGGCAAAACGAGTTAATTTTATATCTCGAAACTTTTTACCCTCTATTTCATTTTCAAAATGAATAAAATGTTCCATAGGGTCTATCCCTGTGTTAATACACACTTGACAGGCTTTTAATATAGGCTGGATGTTGGGCTTGAATTCAGTGTAACCTAACGCTTTCATAAGCACTGAAGCATACCAATAGAGATTTCCATTTTGATGAGATAAATTTTCAAAATCCGGATTTTCGCCTTCAAAAAGGGATAATTCATTTTGCATATTGCCCTCCAAGTATTACTATAACAGATTATAGCTAAATTTTAAGTATTTTTCAAGAGTTGATAAATTTAAAAATCTTACAACTTATCAAGAGGGCTTAAAACAAAAAAATGACTATAAGGGTATGAACATTGAAACCAACAATCTTTATATGAAAAGCGTATTTAGTATTATGAACCGTATCTTAAAAGTGCTTGAGCACAGTATGGACGATAGCGAGTTTAACCTCGACGATTTTACGGCTAAAAAATTCGGCATAAGCGAAAATAAATTCGCACGGATATTAAAGCTGCTTATTGACGACGGCTATATCGAAGGTGTCAAGGTTATTGACAGGGGCGAGCCGACGGTCTTTGACGGAGCCGATTATGATAGGTTCAAGGTTTCCATCGGGGATATCGGTATCACATTAAAAGGCTTAAAGTATTTAGCCGAAAATACCGTTTTGGCGAGTGTATACCGAACGGTAAAATCAGTAAAAGACATAATGCCTTAGCCGGATAGCATAAAGAATACCAAAGTACTCGACTGACTATATAAGCAGGGAGTACCAATATGAAGAACTTTACAAACAATGAAAATTTATGTCATAATGAGTATATGACAAAGGCATTTAAAACAATTTACACACTTTTGAACCGGCTTGAAAAAGCCTTAGACTATGAGGATAAGGACTTTAACGCCGAGGAGCAAATCGGGCATGAGGTGCTAGGCATTACACAAACACGCTGGAGAAGCTATATAGAAATGCTGGAACAGGCGGGTTATATTTCGGGCGTTAAGGTAAAGAGCTTTACAGACGGAAGCAACTATCTTGATATTTCCTCCGCCCGCATAACCCTGCAAGGCTTACAGTACCTAGCAGAAAATACAATGATGATAAGAGCCTATCACGCCCTAAAAGACATTAAGGGCTTTATCTCATAAACGCCGTATAGACTGAAAAACGGGGGCGGTCTTAGCCTGAAAGCAATATACCCCCGCTGTGCGTGTCGGCTAACAGATAGCGGTATATCAAGTTCTTTTCTACAAGGGGCATAGAGTCCCCTACCACATCACAAAGCGGCTCGCACAATTCTACATCGTAATACTTGCCATTCATATACCCACGCAGCCCGTAGCTTTCGGAAAGACAGAGAGTAAAGCGGACACAGGCGGCGCGGTTTGCAAGCAAGCGGAATTTATATCCGTGATAAATAAAAGAGCCGTCGGCCTTAGTTTTCTTTTCTGCCTTAACCGAAAAGAGAAAATGAAAGTCTAGGCTAGGCTGCGGGGCTTTCCAGTGCAATGCGGGGTCTTGAGCCGGTACGGAAAATCGGGCATTGAAACCGTCAATAAAATCGGCTAGGAATTCATTAGCCGCTTCGATTGTGTTTATTCCTTGAAATCGGAAAATATACGGAAGCCTCCCTTGTAGTGTTTGCCATAGCCGCTCAATTCTGCCCTTAGCCTGTGGGCTATAAGCGGCTATCAATTCTATATTTAATTCCTTACACATCTTTTGCCAT containing:
- a CDS encoding YjcQ family protein; translation: MKNFTNNENLCHNEYMTKAFKTIYTLLNRLEKALDYEDKDFNAEEQIGHEVLGITQTRWRSYIEMLEQAGYISGVKVKSFTDGSNYLDISSARITLQGLQYLAENTMMIRAYHALKDIKGFIS
- a CDS encoding YjcQ family protein codes for the protein MNIETNNLYMKSVFSIMNRILKVLEHSMDDSEFNLDDFTAKKFGISENKFARILKLLIDDGYIEGVKVIDRGEPTVFDGADYDRFKVSIGDIGITLKGLKYLAENTVLASVYRTVKSVKDIMP